A genomic window from Candidatus Bathyarchaeota archaeon includes:
- a CDS encoding DUF4332 domain-containing protein — MTIIPSMPPGKLLFEVFGSSGTDFTIFGVSAELLVSGLINGLIWSAVIVLVYSYWRGPAKSNVNLPIWVPGYTTSHSSTEKPQVKKRKDLSSPQIIQQPQNIESIHGIGYVYGRKLRTIGISTVDELLEKGSTISGRIYLANRLEVTEATVLNWLRQAEIHK; from the coding sequence TTGACGATAATTCCCAGCATGCCACCCGGAAAGTTACTCTTCGAAGTTTTTGGCAGCTCGGGAACAGATTTTACGATATTTGGAGTCTCAGCAGAGCTTCTTGTTTCAGGATTGATTAATGGCCTTATTTGGTCAGCAGTTATTGTGCTGGTTTATTCCTATTGGAGAGGCCCAGCAAAGTCAAATGTCAATTTGCCCATATGGGTTCCAGGATACACTACGTCACATAGTTCCACAGAAAAACCGCAGGTAAAGAAACGCAAAGATCTTTCGTCGCCTCAAATAATTCAACAGCCCCAAAACATTGAGTCTATTCACGGTATTGGTTACGTTTACGGGCGTAAACTTAGAACAATTGGAATCAGCACAGTAGATGAGTTATTGGAAAAAGGTTCGACAATATCTGGAAGAATTTATTTGGCAAACAGATTAGAAGTAACAGAAGCAACAGTGCTTAATTGGTTACGCCAAGCAGAAATTCACAAATGA
- the nikR gene encoding nickel-responsive transcriptional regulator NikR, producing the protein MTKIVRVGVTFPPELLAELDEIIDNIGYESRSKAIQDAVTLFVTEQKLLHKQEGKKAGVLVMVYDHDVKGLEDDLVESQHHHRSVINSVLHVHLSDKECLEAVAVKGDAKEIRKLAQELATRKGVKQVRSTIVSS; encoded by the coding sequence ATGACTAAGATTGTCCGCGTTGGAGTTACTTTTCCACCAGAATTATTAGCTGAACTAGATGAAATTATTGATAACATTGGTTATGAAAGCCGTTCAAAGGCTATTCAAGACGCAGTGACACTGTTTGTTACTGAACAAAAATTACTTCATAAACAGGAAGGCAAAAAAGCTGGTGTGCTCGTGATGGTTTACGACCATGATGTAAAAGGATTAGAAGACGATCTAGTTGAATCTCAGCACCATCATCGGAGCGTCATAAATTCAGTGCTTCATGTCCATTTAAGTGACAAAGAATGCCTTGAAGCAGTTGCAGTTAAAGGGGATGCAAAAGAAATACGAAAACTAGCTCAAGAACTAGCAACCCGAAAAGGTGTAAAACAGGTCCGTTCAACAATAGTCAGCTCATAA
- a CDS encoding NADH-quinone oxidoreductase subunit M, whose translation MQTLLIALILPALAIPVVFGIGKKSAKIGALFLALISIASLSMLLTLVPTVLDEGAYVESYTWIPTLGSDFTLFVDGISLSLTIATLILVAACVIYSINYMEEKSSLPQYYALLSLLTIGLIGVFITSNLLLFYFCWELMLVPTYFIIGGWGYRDSFKTAFKFFIFTHAGAIFVLLGIGAIYMLTGTLDIFEAQVLLASKDPAILTWILISFIAGFAVKMAIVPLHMWLPDAHGEAPAPMSALLSGVIIGAGGYAILRIALGTVYTAIPNAGNQILLVLSFFGVISAFYGSFLAIAETDIKRIIAYSSISHMGYTLFALSLFPNTEGITGGVLHLVNHSASKGLLFLTAGAVMHQTGVRNIKEMGGLASKMPITAICSAIAAFSIGGIPPFACFISEFHIFVGAVGAAGADASYYLPTILMLIATVFSLGYVLRYFWKVFLAAPEKPIHFAHSDAELDEDENKNKTQDPKIWITISMVALAAFVVLLGIYPGIFIDLIHAVTSIL comes from the coding sequence ATGCAAACACTATTAATCGCTTTGATCTTGCCTGCTCTGGCTATTCCAGTAGTATTTGGCATTGGTAAAAAATCTGCAAAAATTGGTGCACTTTTCTTAGCTTTAATTTCAATAGCTAGCTTGTCGATGCTTTTAACTTTAGTACCGACTGTTCTTGACGAAGGTGCATACGTTGAATCTTACACTTGGATTCCCACATTAGGTTCAGATTTCACGCTTTTTGTTGACGGTATCAGTTTGTCTTTAACCATTGCAACATTGATACTTGTTGCAGCCTGTGTAATTTACTCAATTAATTACATGGAAGAAAAAAGCTCGCTTCCACAATATTACGCGTTACTAAGTTTGCTTACTATCGGACTGATTGGAGTTTTCATTACCTCTAACCTGTTGCTCTTCTATTTCTGTTGGGAACTCATGCTTGTTCCTACGTACTTCATCATCGGAGGATGGGGCTACAGGGACTCTTTCAAAACAGCCTTCAAATTCTTCATATTTACACATGCTGGAGCAATCTTCGTACTTCTGGGCATCGGCGCCATCTACATGCTAACTGGCACCCTTGACATATTTGAAGCACAAGTCTTACTTGCTTCAAAAGACCCTGCAATTCTAACTTGGATTCTAATTTCCTTTATTGCAGGATTCGCAGTAAAAATGGCCATTGTTCCCCTTCATATGTGGCTTCCTGACGCCCACGGTGAAGCTCCCGCACCCATGTCTGCCCTTCTCAGTGGAGTAATAATAGGTGCTGGAGGATACGCAATTCTAAGAATAGCTCTTGGAACAGTTTACACAGCCATACCTAACGCAGGAAACCAAATCTTGCTTGTGCTGAGTTTCTTTGGAGTTATATCCGCGTTTTATGGGTCTTTCCTTGCTATTGCAGAAACAGACATCAAACGAATAATCGCATACTCAAGCATTAGCCACATGGGCTACACCTTGTTTGCTTTATCTTTGTTTCCTAATACTGAAGGAATCACTGGAGGTGTACTCCATTTAGTTAACCACTCTGCAAGCAAAGGCCTTTTGTTCTTAACTGCAGGTGCAGTAATGCATCAAACAGGTGTACGTAACATCAAAGAAATGGGCGGTTTAGCATCAAAGATGCCCATAACTGCCATATGTTCTGCAATTGCTGCTTTTAGCATCGGGGGCATTCCTCCGTTTGCCTGTTTCATAAGCGAGTTCCACATTTTTGTTGGAGCTGTTGGTGCAGCTGGAGCAGACGCATCCTATTACTTGCCAACTATTCTGATGCTCATTGCAACTGTTTTCAGTCTTGGTTATGTCTTGCGGTATTTCTGGAAAGTATTCTTAGCAGCCCCTGAAAAACCAATTCACTTTGCACACTCTGACGCTGAACTGGACGAAGATGAAAACAAGAATAAAACCCAAGACCCAAAAATCTGGATTACAATTTCGATGGTTGCATTGGCAGCATTTGTTGTGTTGCTTGGTATTTATCCGGGAATCTTTATCGACCTAATCCACGCTGTTACTTCAATATTGTAA
- a CDS encoding NADH-quinone oxidoreductase subunit N — protein sequence MNIVDVLLPTIVFTICALLTVPLLRIVRKTRINSQHFMVVWILLTFAAASMGVYQIATEFYSQPEAFIQVSSGDTIFASISSSFLIDAVSVYMVIAYMVVGSISCIYGVLHVNSKENLSERYYALLLMVTGAVVAATFSGDLLTLFIFWEAAAAGACFIVAYRKSRESLESALKYLVMVIIASGFTLYGLSLIYGMTGSLNFWTVKEVLLTTSNPTLLLIAFSFIVAGYAIETAIVPFHMWMPDAYTAAPDSGSAFLSAIVDQGSYYVILRVLLFILTPTAVIDWRFTVAVFSAITMIAGNMFALAQQNVKRMISYVCIADIGYNLIAITSITSIGLMGNLFFFFVAALETALAFMVIGVFRNNGFETLEDMSGMGRRMPLTSLAFICAALSFSGVPLFAGFIAKYMVFTSVLQSSVSWLAIVGVLTSVLQSAYFLRVIHYFYGKPAKSDLPIEEPKKLLIPIYCLVVIIVVLGLFPDLALSLVSSVATSLPV from the coding sequence ATGAATATTGTCGACGTTCTATTGCCAACAATAGTCTTTACGATTTGTGCTTTACTCACTGTACCTCTTCTGCGTATAGTGAGAAAAACTAGAATTAACTCACAACACTTCATGGTAGTTTGGATACTGCTCACATTCGCTGCTGCATCAATGGGAGTTTATCAAATAGCAACTGAATTTTACAGTCAACCTGAAGCTTTCATACAAGTTTCTTCGGGTGACACTATATTTGCTTCCATATCTAGCAGTTTTCTCATTGATGCGGTCTCAGTTTACATGGTAATTGCCTACATGGTAGTGGGATCCATTTCTTGCATTTATGGCGTGTTGCACGTTAATTCAAAAGAGAATTTATCTGAAAGATACTATGCCCTATTGCTTATGGTAACTGGAGCTGTAGTTGCAGCTACCTTTTCAGGTGATCTGCTAACCCTTTTCATATTTTGGGAAGCTGCCGCTGCAGGTGCATGTTTCATTGTGGCTTACAGAAAATCTCGTGAATCCTTAGAGTCTGCATTGAAGTATCTGGTTATGGTTATCATAGCTTCTGGTTTCACACTTTACGGGTTATCATTAATTTATGGTATGACAGGTTCTCTGAACTTTTGGACCGTTAAAGAAGTTCTGTTAACTACTTCTAATCCAACACTTTTGTTGATAGCATTTTCTTTCATTGTTGCAGGCTATGCAATCGAAACCGCAATTGTTCCTTTTCACATGTGGATGCCTGACGCTTACACTGCTGCTCCTGACTCTGGTTCAGCTTTCTTGTCTGCCATTGTGGACCAAGGCAGCTACTACGTAATCCTGCGGGTTTTGTTGTTTATCTTGACCCCCACAGCAGTTATTGATTGGAGATTTACTGTGGCCGTTTTCTCTGCAATTACAATGATTGCAGGAAACATGTTCGCCCTAGCCCAACAAAACGTAAAAAGAATGATTTCCTATGTTTGCATCGCAGATATTGGCTACAACCTAATAGCCATTACAAGTATAACTTCTATTGGTCTTATGGGCAACTTGTTCTTTTTCTTTGTTGCAGCACTAGAAACTGCTTTGGCCTTCATGGTAATTGGAGTTTTCAGAAACAACGGCTTTGAAACATTAGAAGACATGTCTGGTATGGGACGACGAATGCCCCTCACAAGTCTAGCATTTATATGTGCAGCCTTGTCTTTCTCGGGTGTGCCCCTTTTCGCAGGATTTATCGCAAAATACATGGTATTTACATCTGTTTTGCAATCAAGCGTTTCATGGTTAGCTATAGTTGGTGTGTTGACGTCTGTTCTTCAATCTGCATATTTTTTACGCGTAATCCATTATTTCTACGGTAAACCAGCAAAAAGTGATTTACCTATTGAAGAACCCAAAAAGTTGCTCATTCCAATATACTGTTTAGTCGTCATAATAGTTGTTCTGGGGTTGTTCCCAGATTTGGCATTGAGTTTGGTTTCATCGGTTGCTACATCGTTGCCGGTGTAA
- a CDS encoding DMT family transporter codes for MFQANMLPIILALLSSVAFAASQIIIRKNIEESNHLNISLTVTIMGNIVLWPIAILYTDFSLLNLEGILLFLLAGFLAPGLARLVYFKGMKTVGISVNSSIFSTYPLYTSIIAVTVLGEVLTTQNWIGLICIIAGVIFISKTLDKSSLTKHATIKGLIIPVLGSFTIAFSQIIRKEGLNIYNQPLLGVAIGYTTSLIFYLIVLFFSKTDNVSKFSKKDFKLFWKSGVGIATGWLLSFLALSQEMVSIIVPLLQTELLFILLFSYIFLRKIEKFSFSIVTSALLIIAGIILISFN; via the coding sequence ATGTTTCAAGCTAATATGTTACCGATTATTTTGGCGTTGCTTTCTTCTGTGGCCTTTGCAGCATCCCAAATAATAATCAGAAAAAACATTGAAGAATCAAATCATCTCAACATATCTTTAACCGTAACAATAATGGGTAACATTGTTCTTTGGCCAATAGCCATACTTTACACTGACTTTTCTCTGTTAAACCTTGAAGGAATCTTATTATTCTTGCTTGCTGGATTTCTTGCCCCTGGGCTGGCTCGACTTGTGTACTTCAAAGGAATGAAAACCGTAGGCATATCGGTAAACTCATCCATTTTTTCAACTTATCCCCTTTACACATCAATCATAGCTGTTACTGTTCTTGGAGAAGTACTAACAACACAAAACTGGATAGGATTAATATGCATAATAGCAGGTGTAATATTCATCAGCAAAACATTAGACAAAAGTTCACTAACAAAACATGCAACAATAAAAGGATTAATTATTCCAGTACTCGGCTCGTTCACTATAGCATTTTCTCAAATAATACGCAAAGAAGGCCTGAACATCTACAACCAACCCCTTCTGGGTGTTGCAATTGGGTACACAACATCCCTAATTTTTTATCTGATTGTGCTATTCTTTTCTAAAACTGATAATGTTTCAAAGTTTTCCAAAAAAGACTTCAAACTATTCTGGAAATCTGGAGTAGGCATAGCAACCGGATGGTTACTATCCTTTCTTGCACTAAGCCAAGAAATGGTCTCAATAATTGTACCCCTGCTACAAACTGAACTGCTTTTCATATTACTTTTCAGCTACATATTCCTAAGAAAAATAGAAAAATTCTCGTTTTCCATTGTTACAAGTGCACTCCTGATTATTGCTGGAATTATCCTCATTAGCTTCAACTAA
- a CDS encoding MBL fold metallo-hydrolase has protein sequence MAVKNVQLTVLIENTTNSNNPKLEAKHGLSVYVTVTVDTNKVTVLMDTGASPEKLLSNITELNVNLESVDAVVLSHGHYDHTGGLIQLLENLRKSVPVIGYPTVFEPKLSMMPHLRLIGAPFKCSDVETVGGVPLLASNPVKIAEGITTTGEVPRITDFEKVNGFWTIHQNKFINDVMLDDQSLVIDLENKGLIVITGCAHSGIINTLKYAQKITGNNKIYAVVGGFHLIGASDEKIQKTITEIKNLHPTVVAPCHCTGKNVIKKFSEEFGDRFVSVHTGTVINF, from the coding sequence ATGGCAGTAAAAAATGTTCAGCTAACTGTTTTAATTGAAAACACAACGAATAGCAATAACCCAAAATTGGAGGCTAAACATGGTCTTTCAGTTTATGTAACTGTAACAGTTGATACCAATAAAGTAACGGTGTTAATGGACACTGGAGCTTCACCAGAAAAACTTCTTAGCAACATTACTGAATTAAACGTCAATTTAGAATCTGTTGACGCAGTTGTCCTTAGTCATGGTCATTACGATCACACTGGAGGTTTAATCCAATTACTCGAAAATCTGAGAAAAAGTGTTCCAGTTATTGGATATCCAACCGTTTTTGAGCCAAAATTAAGCATGATGCCCCATTTGCGGTTAATTGGTGCACCCTTCAAATGTTCTGATGTTGAAACGGTTGGTGGTGTACCTCTTTTAGCATCAAATCCCGTAAAAATTGCAGAGGGAATTACAACAACAGGTGAAGTTCCCAGAATCACCGATTTTGAAAAAGTTAACGGATTTTGGACAATCCACCAAAACAAGTTCATTAATGATGTAATGCTTGACGACCAATCGTTAGTAATTGATCTTGAAAACAAAGGTTTAATTGTAATAACAGGTTGTGCCCATTCAGGAATAATTAATACTCTAAAATATGCACAAAAAATAACTGGAAACAACAAAATCTATGCTGTTGTCGGCGGTTTTCATCTCATTGGTGCAAGTGACGAAAAAATTCAAAAAACAATTACTGAAATAAAAAACCTGCACCCAACTGTTGTTGCACCATGCCATTGCACTGGCAAAAATGTGATAAAAAAATTTTCTGAAGAATTTGGTGACCGATTTGTTTCTGTTCACACGGGAACTGTCATTAACTTTTAG
- a CDS encoding NADH-quinone oxidoreductase subunit L, with the protein MFVPVEYAAWLCWGIPFLAALFVPLVAKLRRKWVGWYAVFVTAISVINTLSLLSGVLNGHGEAEVFSIPWMPAMGIDASVLIDPLSTMMANIAACIGLLIMIYSVNYMEKEKATPRFFFFMLLFIGGMLGLVMANNLLQMYFFWETVGLCSYSLIGFWYNRTEAAKAGMKAFIVTRVGDIFLLLGILILYVNTGTFNFLEIKELILAGQVSVPALAISILMLIGAVGKSAQVPLHVWLPNAMEGPTPTSALIHGATMVKAGIYLVARIYILFSFVTPWLTTITYVGGITAFLAATMALTSSDMKRVLAFSTISQLGMIMSALGIGTELGWFASQFHVISHALFKSLLFLCAGVVMHATHTLELNHLGGLRKAMPITFIVSVIGAFSLAGIPPFSGFWSKDTIFEAIIQANNIPLFILIFGTSLLTAIYSIRWICKVFLGKRSEFLADHHFHDPKPIIYVPLIILAAASCIMGFFKAPLEHYLQIHAEISTTGVLLASETSAVILAIAIPTAYYLYYKRRSTSLIFSRSLLNHPFYLVTSNGYYFDAVYNKILNGIMGLSHFMFKFVETAAIQKFPYAVAGVASKLVLGTLNYVESFLDRFVYIIAGVAVVIANKTLENLDAFLDRFCYILAGGTVKTARVTHETIDTFLNKMVYLFAGTTVKQGEKLKKIHRGHLPDFVLAAAIGFIIIVILLLFTSLR; encoded by the coding sequence GTGTTTGTTCCTGTAGAGTACGCTGCATGGTTATGTTGGGGAATTCCTTTTCTTGCTGCACTGTTTGTACCTTTAGTTGCTAAACTTCGCCGAAAATGGGTTGGATGGTACGCAGTTTTTGTAACTGCGATTTCAGTAATAAATACCCTGTCATTACTCTCTGGCGTTCTGAATGGTCATGGTGAAGCCGAGGTGTTTTCTATACCTTGGATGCCTGCCATGGGCATTGACGCTAGCGTTCTTATCGATCCTTTAAGCACTATGATGGCAAACATCGCAGCCTGTATTGGTTTGCTGATCATGATTTACTCAGTAAACTACATGGAAAAAGAAAAAGCAACACCCCGATTCTTTTTCTTCATGCTCCTTTTCATCGGAGGAATGCTTGGTTTAGTAATGGCTAACAACCTCTTGCAGATGTATTTCTTCTGGGAAACCGTTGGACTCTGTTCATACTCCCTTATTGGATTCTGGTACAACAGAACAGAAGCCGCAAAAGCTGGCATGAAAGCATTCATTGTAACTCGTGTCGGAGATATCTTTCTGTTACTCGGAATACTGATACTATACGTAAACACGGGCACTTTCAACTTCCTTGAAATAAAAGAACTAATACTTGCCGGACAAGTATCAGTTCCTGCATTAGCAATATCCATTTTAATGTTGATTGGAGCGGTCGGCAAATCTGCCCAAGTTCCATTGCATGTGTGGTTGCCAAACGCCATGGAAGGACCCACTCCAACAAGTGCCCTAATTCATGGTGCAACAATGGTAAAAGCCGGAATCTATCTTGTGGCAAGAATCTACATTCTGTTCTCATTTGTTACGCCATGGTTAACAACCATCACATATGTTGGAGGAATCACAGCATTTCTTGCAGCAACAATGGCTTTAACCAGCTCAGACATGAAACGAGTTTTGGCATTTTCAACCATAAGCCAACTGGGTATGATAATGTCCGCTCTGGGAATTGGGACCGAACTTGGATGGTTCGCGAGCCAATTCCACGTAATTAGTCACGCCCTTTTCAAATCACTTTTGTTCCTTTGTGCCGGTGTTGTAATGCACGCCACTCACACCCTTGAACTGAACCATTTAGGTGGACTACGAAAAGCAATGCCTATAACCTTCATCGTAAGCGTTATTGGAGCCTTCTCACTTGCAGGAATTCCACCTTTCAGTGGCTTCTGGAGTAAAGACACAATCTTTGAAGCCATAATTCAAGCCAACAACATTCCTTTGTTCATACTAATCTTTGGAACATCTTTACTAACAGCAATCTACAGCATACGCTGGATCTGCAAAGTTTTCCTTGGAAAACGCTCTGAATTTCTAGCTGACCACCACTTTCATGATCCAAAACCAATAATCTATGTGCCCCTCATCATATTGGCTGCTGCTTCATGTATTATGGGCTTTTTCAAAGCACCCCTTGAACACTATCTGCAAATACATGCAGAAATTTCAACAACCGGAGTGCTTTTGGCTAGCGAAACTTCAGCAGTTATTCTTGCGATTGCAATTCCTACAGCTTACTATCTTTACTACAAACGGCGCTCAACTTCGTTGATTTTCTCAAGAAGTCTTTTAAACCATCCATTTTATCTGGTTACATCTAATGGTTACTATTTTGATGCCGTTTACAATAAAATATTGAATGGAATAATGGGGTTGTCACATTTCATGTTCAAATTTGTTGAAACAGCTGCAATACAAAAATTTCCATATGCTGTTGCAGGTGTAGCTTCAAAACTCGTCCTTGGCACCTTGAACTATGTTGAATCTTTCCTTGATAGGTTCGTGTACATTATTGCAGGGGTTGCTGTGGTTATTGCTAATAAAACTCTTGAAAATCTTGATGCTTTCCTTGACCGTTTCTGTTACATTCTAGCAGGTGGAACAGTAAAAACAGCCCGAGTAACCCACGAAACAATTGACACTTTCCTAAATAAAATGGTCTATCTGTTTGCTGGAACCACCGTCAAACAAGGCGAGAAACTAAAGAAAATTCATCGAGGACACCTACCAGACTTTGTTTTGGCAGCTGCAATTGGGTTCATCATAATCGTAATATTGTTATTATTTACATCTTTGAGGTAA
- a CDS encoding Coenzyme F420 hydrogenase/dehydrogenase, beta subunit C-terminal domain: MATKKENAIAYNDLESKIINSGFCTFCGACEAACPVHAITVGDGKVEHFDCSEHIGSCPICFEICPHSDTLMRATLKFVSDSPTKREGLGYYRKILLAQAADPELRKLGHGGGVVTTLLTNAIDTGIIDSAIVSQAETDVPIKPKALVGVVPDDIFAAVGSKFFPSSVARAYGSAVYEYGKGNIAFVGVPCHVLALRKLEAWEHRISGNLKVIIGLFCFWTLSFGSMLKYLKEKYNLDQDDIKRLDIVDKLYVKTDKETIIVPLSEVKPNILTSCETCTDFTSELADISVGTAYPLKEWSTVIIRTKAGENFFYSAVEAGVINTGVIELEPDAFAQVIEAAQQKRRTAIKELNDMKQAYVPVPTKPLNEIAILSKYNVEDVMTKKLQTVSPNLTVSQLLDFMAKYHYTGYPVVDENGDFVGVVTLQDAAKVEKAKRNEILVRDIAHDDPVVCYPKEHALDAFKKMRTYEIGRIAVVEESNPKKILGVLTTTDLRHILSGRS, from the coding sequence TTGGCAACAAAAAAGGAAAATGCAATAGCATACAATGATTTAGAAAGTAAAATCATTAATTCTGGTTTTTGCACCTTCTGCGGAGCCTGTGAAGCCGCATGCCCTGTTCACGCAATAACCGTTGGAGACGGAAAAGTGGAACATTTTGATTGCTCAGAACATATAGGATCTTGTCCAATCTGTTTTGAGATTTGTCCCCATTCTGACACCCTTATGCGTGCTACACTCAAGTTTGTTTCTGACTCACCCACAAAACGAGAAGGCTTAGGCTACTACCGAAAAATTTTGCTTGCCCAAGCCGCAGACCCCGAACTAAGAAAACTTGGTCATGGCGGTGGAGTTGTTACCACTCTTCTAACAAATGCCATAGATACTGGGATTATTGATAGTGCAATTGTCTCTCAAGCGGAAACTGACGTTCCCATTAAACCCAAAGCACTAGTTGGTGTTGTTCCAGACGACATTTTTGCAGCTGTTGGAAGTAAATTCTTTCCATCATCAGTTGCCCGAGCATACGGAAGTGCAGTTTACGAATACGGAAAAGGTAACATTGCCTTTGTTGGGGTACCTTGTCACGTTTTGGCTTTACGTAAACTTGAAGCTTGGGAACACAGAATTTCAGGAAACCTGAAAGTAATCATTGGTCTTTTCTGTTTTTGGACCCTTTCTTTTGGTAGTATGCTGAAATATCTTAAAGAAAAATACAATCTTGACCAAGATGACATCAAACGTTTAGACATCGTTGATAAGCTTTATGTGAAAACAGACAAAGAAACAATAATTGTTCCCCTTTCTGAAGTTAAACCAAACATTTTGACCAGCTGTGAAACTTGTACAGATTTTACTTCAGAGCTTGCAGACATTTCAGTTGGAACTGCGTATCCTCTAAAGGAATGGTCTACAGTTATAATTAGAACAAAAGCAGGAGAGAACTTTTTCTATTCTGCAGTTGAAGCAGGCGTGATTAATACTGGAGTAATCGAGCTTGAACCCGATGCTTTTGCTCAAGTTATCGAAGCAGCCCAACAAAAAAGACGAACTGCCATCAAAGAACTAAACGACATGAAACAAGCATATGTTCCTGTTCCTACCAAGCCTTTGAACGAAATAGCTATTCTATCCAAGTATAACGTTGAAGATGTTATGACTAAAAAACTACAAACTGTATCTCCGAATTTGACAGTTAGTCAACTTTTGGATTTCATGGCAAAGTATCATTACACTGGCTATCCAGTTGTAGATGAAAATGGGGACTTTGTAGGGGTTGTAACTTTGCAAGATGCTGCAAAAGTTGAGAAAGCTAAACGGAACGAAATTCTGGTCAGGGACATTGCTCACGATGACCCTGTTGTCTGTTACCCTAAAGAGCATGCTTTAGATGCTTTCAAAAAGATGAGAACCTACGAAATTGGACGAATTGCAGTTGTTGAAGAATCTAATCCCAAAAAAATCCTTGGAGTATTAACAACAACTGATCTTAGGCACATACTGAGTGGCCGTTCCTAG
- a CDS encoding universal stress protein — translation MTSQQIFQKILVPVDGSHSCLHAKLFASSIAKKFNSKVTVVHVISHEFMHPELKAQYQLPHSILHKLDESYMAAGKKIIKNAKELFEEKKIVVDAKLVTHEDPAEFLLEFIKKEKYDLVVIGNRADSQSPRYSLGSVTEKIARHSVCPVLIVKKKPQLKRILVAVDGSKHAEKALSYSVELAKKYNASLALLHVEEDKLVRIGGPQVVDCLGTVGECILRDASQKTEGLPIDKMMELGSPAEVIIKVGKKANVDIIAVGSRGLSTVGRYLLGSVSDDISIYARSSVLIVK, via the coding sequence ATGACTAGTCAACAAATTTTTCAGAAAATTCTTGTGCCCGTTGATGGTTCACATTCGTGTCTTCATGCTAAACTTTTTGCTTCTTCTATCGCTAAAAAATTCAATTCCAAAGTAACTGTCGTGCATGTTATTTCCCATGAGTTTATGCATCCTGAACTCAAAGCCCAGTATCAGTTGCCTCATTCTATTTTACACAAACTTGACGAATCCTACATGGCTGCTGGTAAAAAGATCATAAAAAACGCCAAAGAATTATTTGAAGAGAAAAAAATCGTTGTTGATGCTAAACTAGTCACCCATGAAGACCCTGCAGAATTCTTGCTGGAGTTTATTAAAAAAGAAAAATACGATTTAGTTGTTATCGGAAACCGGGCTGACAGCCAGTCTCCTCGATATTCTCTGGGAAGCGTTACTGAAAAAATTGCAAGGCATTCTGTATGTCCAGTTCTCATAGTTAAGAAAAAACCACAGCTTAAGCGAATACTTGTTGCTGTTGATGGATCTAAACATGCAGAAAAAGCCCTTAGTTATTCTGTTGAATTGGCAAAGAAATATAATGCAAGCTTAGCACTGTTGCATGTTGAAGAAGACAAACTAGTTCGTATTGGAGGACCACAGGTCGTTGATTGTCTTGGTACTGTTGGTGAATGTATCCTTAGAGATGCTTCACAAAAAACTGAAGGATTACCAATCGATAAAATGATGGAACTCGGTAGTCCTGCTGAAGTTATTATCAAAGTAGGAAAAAAAGCAAACGTTGACATTATAGCAGTAGGAAGCAGAGGTTTAAGTACCGTAGGCCGATATTTGCTCGGTAGCGTAAGTGACGACATAAGCATATATGCAAGAAGTTCAGTTCTAATAGTCAAATAA